A window from Polyangiaceae bacterium encodes these proteins:
- a CDS encoding helix-turn-helix domain-containing protein produces the protein MQTSQAAADRVRGEQTDTRWKSAYSRVVNSPQGPEGKLRSVLWALISMSDPLGRCWASQDSIANFAGVKIRTLRRYLDELEITGWLKKTPMTWRLLALEQAHLGLPLPDQDHDGISPDVVVLCRHRQPAVEAMELRIVATSQNGQNHRPKTSSGVLAKLAYDPGIKSDPTCNQREGDPRQLPPILDSAENEGWGALCVSYDKHYREVYGGRATCPMPVDIAGLLGGHVADLAKLLRDRLRQRSGPEISFADAVHRIADAAVAAWLRTKEEFLLKCKHALRALRMDLPKFGKSAVDTILSELAPQTTIKTAVTATNTPKVVSFAEYLKGEQVAAKPMELVTQPNETNTTPNEIAAKSNTTKSKLAEMAESEHLAPSAPAALSQTTVEQLPEKVDVAATTKAPTTDEIKAAAKSTKTKSSAKLVLLHTTTNQNSESTQVSLPEKPDPSVLLRALGAPRWCDLAFATELMSGPLPMPQLLQVLQSLHLDENALTSARIRAKVFRTIYGRSP, from the coding sequence ATGCAAACGAGCCAAGCTGCTGCGGATCGTGTCCGCGGTGAGCAAACAGATACCCGATGGAAGAGTGCTTACTCGCGTGTTGTAAACAGTCCACAAGGCCCTGAAGGGAAACTCCGATCGGTGCTCTGGGCGCTGATCTCGATGAGCGATCCCCTTGGTCGATGTTGGGCAAGCCAAGACTCGATCGCCAACTTCGCAGGGGTGAAGATACGGACGCTGCGACGGTACTTGGATGAGTTGGAGATCACGGGGTGGCTCAAGAAGACGCCGATGACGTGGCGCCTGCTTGCGCTCGAGCAGGCGCATTTGGGTCTGCCTCTACCAGACCAGGATCACGATGGGATTTCGCCTGATGTCGTGGTGTTGTGTCGCCACCGCCAACCAGCAGTGGAAGCGATGGAGCTTCGTATTGTAGCCACGAGCCAAAATGGCCAGAACCATCGGCCAAAAACGTCCTCCGGGGTACTGGCCAAATTGGCCTACGATCCTGGGATCAAATCTGATCCTACCTGTAACCAAAGAGAGGGGGATCCAAGGCAACTCCCCCCCATTTTAGATTCTGCTGAAAACGAGGGATGGGGGGCACTTTGTGTGTCGTACGACAAGCACTACCGCGAGGTGTACGGTGGGCGGGCAACTTGCCCCATGCCGGTGGACATTGCCGGACTGCTCGGGGGGCACGTCGCGGATCTTGCAAAGCTGTTGCGGGATCGATTGCGCCAGCGCTCCGGTCCTGAAATTTCCTTCGCTGACGCAGTCCATCGGATCGCTGACGCGGCTGTAGCAGCATGGCTTCGCACCAAGGAAGAATTCCTGCTCAAATGCAAGCATGCACTCAGGGCGTTACGAATGGATCTGCCGAAGTTCGGCAAGAGCGCCGTCGATACGATTCTGAGCGAATTGGCGCCCCAAACGACGATCAAGACCGCAGTGACCGCAACCAATACGCCAAAGGTCGTCAGTTTCGCCGAATACCTCAAAGGCGAGCAAGTAGCCGCAAAACCGATGGAACTCGTTACGCAGCCGAATGAAACCAATACGACGCCGAACGAAATAGCTGCGAAATCGAACACAACGAAAAGCAAACTTGCAGAGATGGCCGAGAGCGAACATCTCGCGCCAAGTGCCCCTGCTGCATTGTCGCAAACAACGGTGGAGCAACTGCCAGAAAAAGTTGATGTCGCCGCGACGACCAAGGCACCGACCACCGACGAAATCAAGGCAGCCGCAAAGTCGACCAAGACGAAATCAAGTGCCAAGTTAGTTTTGTTGCATACCACGACGAACCAAAACTCAGAAAGCACACAGGTGTCACTGCCCGAAAAACCCGACCCCTCGGTTCTGCTTCGAGCTTTGGGGGCGCCGCGATGGTGTGATCTCGCGTTTGCCACGGAGCTGATGTCCGGGCCTCTCCCCATGCCGCAGTTGCTCCAAGTGCTCCAAAGTTTGCACCTCGACGAAAATGCGCTGACTTCGGCCCGAATTCGCGCTAAAGTCTTCCGAACGATCTACGGAAGGTCACCATGA